From Paenibacillus sp. PL2-23:
ATTCGTGTAGACTCGCTGCTCGTTAACGGTCAGTCCATGCTCCGTCAGCTTGACCTGAGAGAGCAGCTTCCTTGATACGCCGAGCCTGCGCTCCAGCACCTTCCGGACTTCCTTGCCCGCGTCTTCGGCAGCCACTTTCACGACAAGCGGCGCGTAATACTGTTCGTTGATGTCCAATTCCGCCGCCACCTTACGATTGCTTTTTCCGCTTGCGGAACACTTCCGCGCTTCTAACATATTCCGTATCCGGCACGTTCAGCTTTGCGTTGGCGACACGAGCCGCCGCAAAGAAGAAATCAGACAGCCGATTGATATAGATCAGCACCTCTTCGTTAATGGCATGCTGCCGCGAGAGGGTGACGATCCGGCGTTCCGCCCTGCGGCATACGGTACGGCATACATGCAGCGCCGATGACACAGCGCTCCCTCCGGGCAGAATGAAGCGTGTAACCTCAGGCGCTTCCTCTATGTACCGATCAATCCATCCTTCCAGCCGCGCGGACGGTTCTCCATCCATCTTGTAAGGCGTGCCTTCCTTCGCATACGCCAGATCGGAGCCGCAGTCGAACAGCTCCTGCTGGATGTCTACGAGCCAGCCTGCCAGCTCCTCCAGCCCCTTATGCTTCGCCGCTTCAGCCTGCGCGACGCCGACGAAGCAGTTCAGCTCGTCGATCGTTCCATACGCCTCCACTCTCGCGTCATCCTTGCTCACTCTCCCGCCAATTAACGAGGTTTCGCCCTTGTCGCCTGTTTTGGTATATAGTCGCATATGTCTCCTCCTTCATCTTATGATCCGCATAGCACAACAGCAGGCAGGAATCGATCCCGGCCTGCTGCTGTTCAACTTAGCCTTGCTTCAATTTGTAGACGAACTGTCCAATTCTCTCCAGCGCCTCAGTCAGCTGAGTGACGGAGGTCGCATAAGAGCAGCGAAGATGCCCTTCGCCGCCAAGGCCGAATACATCGCCAGGAACGGCGGCGACACCGCCCTCCTCCAGCAGACGCTGGGCGAACTGCTCGCTCGTCAGCCCAGTCGATGCAATCGACGGGAACGCGTAGAACGCTCCTTGCGGCTCATGGCATTCCAGCCCGATATCCCGGAAGCCCTTCACCACGAGACGTCGTCTCTGGTTGTAGGACTCCACCATCCTGTCCTTCTCCTCCAGACCATTCTGCAGCGCTTCAAGAGCAGCGTATTGTGCCATGATCGGTGCGCACATCACGGTGTACTGGTGAATTTTGAGCATTGCTCCGATCAGATCGGTATGGCCGCATGCATAGCCCATACGCCAGCCTGTCATTGCGAACGCCTTGGAGAAGCCGCTGACGAGAATGGTGCGATCCTTCATCCCCGGCATTGCGGCAAAGCTGACATGCTTGGAGCCATAAGTCAGCTCCGCGTAGATTTCATCGGAAATGACGATCAGATCGTTCTCCTCGACGACCTTCGCAATAGGCAGCCAATCCTCGTAGGTCATAGTGCCGCCTGTCGGATTGCTTGGATAACAGAGGATAAGCACCTTGGACTTCGGTGTAATCGCTGCCTTAAGCTGGTCGGCCCGCAGCTTGAAGTTATCCGCCGCGAACGTCTCGATTCCTACCGCCACGCCTCCGCTAAGTGAAGTAATGGGGGAGTACGAGATATAACAAGGCTCCGGAATAAGAATTTCATCTCCCGGAGTAATGAGTGCCCGAAGCGCCAGGTCGATAGCTTCGCTGCCGCCGACCGTGACGATAATCTCATTCGCGGGATTGTATTCCACCTCGAATGAATCGTTCAGATATTGCCCGATAGCCCCGCGCAGCTCCGGCATTCCTGCGTTGGACGTATATTGTGTCTTGCCCGTCTCCAGCGCGTAGACAGCCGCTTCCCTCACATGCCACGGCGTTACGAAGTCAGGCTCCCCGACGCCTAATGTAATGATGTCCTTGCGGGAGCTGACCAAATCAAAAAACCGACGGATTCCCGACGGTTTGATGCCTCGAACGAGAGGAGACAAGTAGTCGGCCATCGATTCTCGCCGCACAGGGACGGATTGTTCCGAATCCTCTTTGATCATCGCCATCACCCTTTATTACGGCGATACCATCAGCCGATGGTCACCTTCATGCTCCTCGAAGATGATGCCGTCCTGTTTGTATTTTTTCAATATAAAAAACGTCTTCGTCGACAATACCGCATCGATCGGAGAAAGCTTATTGGATACGAACGAGGCCACTTCCTTCAGGTTCTTGCCCTCGATCTCCACCAGCAAATCGTATGCTCCGGACATGAGGTACACCGACTTCACTTCCGGGTACAGGTAGATGCGCTCCGCAATCCCCTCGAAGCCGCGTCCGCGCTCAGGTGTAATCTGAACCTCGATCAAGGCCGTCACCTTCTCATCGTCCACCTTGCTCCAGTTCACAACTGTCGCGTATTTCACGATGACATGGTCCTGCTCCATCGCGGCAATCGCTTGCTTCACTGCCTCTACCGGTTCGTCCAGCATGGTCGCGATCAGCTCCGCGTCCCTGCGGGCGTCTTCCTTCAGCAGCTCCAAAACCTTCAACTGTAGTTCGTTCATGCGAAAACTCCTTCCAGCTCGCCTGCGGTTATAAAGGCTATTTTACAACGAATCAACCCGCTCTGCAAAGAGAATTTGAAACCTCTTCTTAACGACTTTCAGGAGCAAGTTTAATTTTCTTACATGGTTTTCACATATTCACAGCATGTATTTAACAATTCCTTGCTACAGTTAGGACAAACAGCCTATCCAAAAGGAGCCACAATGATGACATCCACGCCGATAATCACCTATACGCCCCGATTTTGCGATAACGAAACGATCGCCAACAAGCTTATTTTCCAGGTTCGCACCGGACAGCTTACGCCAGACGATATGGACGGTCTGCAGGACCGCTGCCGGACAGAGCTGCACGAGCTTCGCCAGGAGCTGAACACACTGCTTGGCGAGCTTCGCGCTTGGCTTGCTCCCAAGCAGCTCCCTCACGAGAACGTGGAACAAGCCTCCGCCGCCTAGGGCACCAGGCTAATAGAGCCATGCCTAGCCGTTACACGGCCGCTGCAGGAGCGCGCACCGCCTCAGCGCCG
This genomic window contains:
- a CDS encoding cob(I)yrinic acid a,c-diamide adenosyltransferase, which codes for MRLYTKTGDKGETSLIGGRVSKDDARVEAYGTIDELNCFVGVAQAEAAKHKGLEELAGWLVDIQQELFDCGSDLAYAKEGTPYKMDGEPSARLEGWIDRYIEEAPEVTRFILPGGSAVSSALHVCRTVCRRAERRIVTLSRQHAINEEVLIYINRLSDFFFAAARVANAKLNVPDTEYVRSAEVFRKRKKQS
- a CDS encoding aminotransferase class I/II-fold pyridoxal phosphate-dependent enzyme; its protein translation is MIKEDSEQSVPVRRESMADYLSPLVRGIKPSGIRRFFDLVSSRKDIITLGVGEPDFVTPWHVREAAVYALETGKTQYTSNAGMPELRGAIGQYLNDSFEVEYNPANEIIVTVGGSEAIDLALRALITPGDEILIPEPCYISYSPITSLSGGVAVGIETFAADNFKLRADQLKAAITPKSKVLILCYPSNPTGGTMTYEDWLPIAKVVEENDLIVISDEIYAELTYGSKHVSFAAMPGMKDRTILVSGFSKAFAMTGWRMGYACGHTDLIGAMLKIHQYTVMCAPIMAQYAALEALQNGLEEKDRMVESYNQRRRLVVKGFRDIGLECHEPQGAFYAFPSIASTGLTSEQFAQRLLEEGGVAAVPGDVFGLGGEGHLRCSYATSVTQLTEALERIGQFVYKLKQG
- a CDS encoding Lrp/AsnC family transcriptional regulator, giving the protein MNELQLKVLELLKEDARRDAELIATMLDEPVEAVKQAIAAMEQDHVIVKYATVVNWSKVDDEKVTALIEVQITPERGRGFEGIAERIYLYPEVKSVYLMSGAYDLLVEIEGKNLKEVASFVSNKLSPIDAVLSTKTFFILKKYKQDGIIFEEHEGDHRLMVSP